A genomic stretch from Erigeron canadensis isolate Cc75 chromosome 9, C_canadensis_v1, whole genome shotgun sequence includes:
- the LOC122581087 gene encoding zinc finger CCCH domain-containing protein 53, which produces MDSYEATRVVFTRIQNLDPEYASKIMGLLLIQDHGEKEMIRLAFGPESLVHTVIVKARKELGISSPSTPSTPSSPSPFSRQNSNNSFGGSRAGNGGSVNLPSPLSIPSLSSSWSNSGYEDHHLNSAAPPFYGGAATEPDLIDELQIQDQLSFLDDGEVFSPWGGSGGGGPHRRSSSVNDIYLSADDANGWKPCLYFAKGYCKNGASCRFSHTENEADMAAMAIGSLNKVDMMEQCQELLRSKSAHQQRLLMAAAGGGSGGGSSPNFPFPNSPKSMNFLMNQQSLQSDSPRMAAAAAAALMMGDEMNKFGRSRLDRNDFSMGMLNPGSRQIYLTFPADSTFREEDVSNYFGMFGPVQDVRIPYQQKRMFGFVTFVYAETVKLILAKGNPHFVCDARVLVKPYKEKGKVPEKFRKQQHHQMDSPTGYDNRDPFDLQIGARMLYNSQDLLWRKKLEEQADLQHAIELQNRRIMDLQLLDVKRSHHHRALSAGSVIPSPTCFSPSYSPSYLNRSVFASDSRSSSSPDSEDGLLSKMVTPLTIKVLDDPLEENVNMEKEKEKEKENDKEKESLELKDENSSGKASPHHEEEIDLPDSLEHNLPDNLFASPKASDECGTFFSNDDNTPVSSSPSCTNLITSPLLPASSTLDLASLKSCYFQFPRFSSGQGAIGM; this is translated from the exons ATGGATTCATATGAAGCAACAAGAGTTGTGTTTACAAGGATCCAAAATTTAGACCcagaatatgcatccaaaattATGGGTCTTTTGTTAATCCAGGATCACGGCGAGAAAGAAATGATCCGGTTAGCTTTTGGCCCGGAATCATTAGTTCACACCGTGATCGTAAAAGCTCGAAAAGAACTCGGCATTTCTTCGCCTTCCACACCTTCAACACCATCTTCACCTTCACCATTTAGTCGTCAGAATTCAAACAACTCATTCGGCGGTTCGAGGGCTGGCAACGGTGGAAGCGTTAACCTTCCATCGCCTTTAAGTATCCCGAGTTTGTCCTCGTCCTGGTCAAATTCGGGATACGAAGACCATCATTTGAATTCTGCAGCTCCGCCTTTTTATGGAGGAGCTGCCACTGAGCCTGATCTGATTGATGAATTACAAATTCAAGACCAACTTTCATTTCTTGATGATGGCGAGGTGTTTTCGCCATGGGGTGGTTCCGGCGGTGGTGGGCCACACCGCCGAAGTTCATCAGTAAATGATATATATCTAAGTGCTGATGATGCTAATGGATGGAAGCCATGTTTGTATTTTGCAAAAGGGTATTGTAAAAATGGAGCCAGTTGCCGGTTTTCTCACACCGAAAATGAAGCCGATATGGCCGCCATGGCCATTGGCTCATTAAACAAGGTTGATATGATGGAGCAGTGCCAGGAACTGCTCCGGTCAAAATCCGCACACCAGCAGAGGTTGTTGATGGCTGCTGCTGGTGGCGGAAGTGGGGGCGGTTCGTCCCCTAACTTTCCATTTCCGAATAGTCCGAAATCTATGAACTTTTTAATGAATCAGCAGTCTTTGCAGTCGGATAGTCCGAGAATGGCGGCTGCAGCTGCGGCTGCATTGATGATGGGGGACGAAATGAATAAGTTCGGTCGATCTAGACTCGACCGAAACGATTTTTCAATGGGTATGTTGAACCCGGGTTCGAGACAAATCTACCTAACTTTTCCGGCGGATAGTACTTTTAGGGAAGAGGATGTTTCGAATTACTTCgg TATGTTCGGGCCGGTTCAAGATGTTCGGATTCCGTACCAGCAAAAGAGAATGTTTGGATTTGTGACCTTTGTGTATGCCGAAACTGTTAAGCTGATACTCGCAAAAGGGAACCCGCATTTTGTCTGTGACGCTCGAGTGCTTGTCAAACCATACAAGGAAAAGGGGAAAGTGCCTGAGAAGTTTAGGAAACAACAGCATCATCAAATGGATAGCCCCACGGGGTATGATAACCGCGATCCTTTCGATCTACAGATTG GGGCAAGAATGCTGTACAACAGTCAGGATCTGCTATGGCGGAAAAAGTTGGAGGAACAGGCAGACTTGCAACACGCGATCGAGCTTCAGAACCGTCGGATCATGGATCTGCAACTTCTCGACGTGAAAAGAAGTCACCACCACCGTGCGCTATCTGCTGGTTCGGTCATTCCTTCGCCCACGTGTTTCTCTCCAAGTTACTCGCCAAGTTATCTCAACCGCTCCGTTTTTGCATCTGATAGCCGTAGCAGCTCCAGTCCTGATTCCG AGGATGGTTTGCTTTCAAAAATGGTGACTCCTTTAactataaaagttcttgatgatccattgGAGGAAAATGTAAACATGGAGAaggagaaagagaaagagaaagagaatgatAAAGAGAAGGAATCATTGGAGTTGAAAGATGAGAATAGCAGTGGAAAAGCAAGCCCTCATcatgaagaagaaattgatttACCTGATAg CCTGGAGCACAATCTACCTGATAACCTTTTTGCTTCACCGAAAGCATCAGATGAATGCGGTACCTTTTTCTCAAATGATGACAACACCCCTGTTTCTTCGTCTCCGTCTTGCACCAACTTGATCACCTCGCCGTTGCTTCCTGCCAGTTCAACTTTGGATTTGGCTTCACTCAAGTCATGCTACTTTCAGTTTCCTAG GTTTTCTTCGGGCCAGGGTGCCATCGGAATGTAG